One genomic region from Mytilus trossulus isolate FHL-02 chromosome 9, PNRI_Mtr1.1.1.hap1, whole genome shotgun sequence encodes:
- the LOC134683612 gene encoding uncharacterized protein LOC134683612, which produces MSTRINLPSFNKSKSYELYKQELLAWSEITDLDKKKRGIAVALSLPEDDETKIREKVFDQIVLDDLKKDTGLNTLVDFLDKHLAKDDLADSLEKFEDFEDYTRPEGQSINEYVAYFDSKYRKIEKKNMKLPSEILAFKLLRKANISKEEKMLVLTGMNYENKMTLYEEAKRSLKKFKGEGGQVKGVAQSIKLEPTFLAENEEALWAAGYVKRGNSYGYKRGGRYSRGGGRGQGFQSSQRGAKNLNPSGPDGKLLTCRSCGSYRHLVAKCPDSWENLSKVHITEEEEHAVLFTGYQKQDIKQLGNDARNCAVLDSACSSTVCGKTWLNSYLYSLNEEDREKVVNRSGHKVFKFGGGTRLKSVGEYDLPICMVGEQVKLKTDVVDSDIPLLLSRSAMKKAGVKMDLENDTAIIMGKEVSLNLTSSGHYCIPIDKTETLKVEEVNAVRLDELNVEKRKTALLKLHRQFAHPPKKRLVALLKDAGTWKEEYDEDLSEIQSKCDLCKMYAVTPPRPVVSMPMAKQFNEKVTIDLKQYKDRWILHMIDMWSRYTVSVFINRKKPTNVIEALMKNWVGIFGVMGALMSDNGGEFSSDEMREVASILNVKVCTTAGMSPYQNGLCERVHAITDIMLMKLEAENKNVESGTLLSWANMARNSLQMWNGFSSHQLVFGKNPNLPNLMHAQLPALEGTTGSEAFAKHLNTLHETRKAYIQTEADERIRRALRSKVRAAEQVYENGDMVFYKREGKERWLGPGKVVFQDGKVVFVRHGGVFVRVSPNRLCKINTDLGENKEQDNIALKKSDIIISNEIKEQTNEEKKSFDIISETITSAPQEDPSHEATAVSHNLQLIKKDDNIRYKLQGSDEWISATVLGRAGKATGGNKSWYNVKDHVSDEQKSVDLGNLEWNILEDQTNDIEVQTTDEVDQNDSDIAKQLELQKLRQFNTYEEVEDGGQKTISTRWVITNKNGETRARLVARGFEEHSFIPKDSPTIGKGSIRIFLTFAASKKWSIKTTDIKSAFLQGKKLDRDVHIKPPVESDTPKRTHLET; this is translated from the coding sequence aTGTCAACCAGAATTAACCTCCCATCATTCAACAAATCTAAATCTTATGAACTATATAAACAAGAACTATTAGCATGGAGTGAAATAACAGACctagataaaaagaaaagaggAATTGCAGTAGCACTCTCCTTACCTGAAGATGATGAAACTAAGATTAGGGAAAAAGTTTTTGACCAAATTGTTCTTGATGATTTGAAGAAAGATACAGGTTTAAATACCTTAGTAGATTTTCTTGACAAGCATCTGGCTAAGGATGACCTTGCAGATAGCTTAGAAAAATTTGAGGATTTCGAAGATTATACAAGGCCAGAaggtcaatcaatcaatgaatatGTTGCCTATTTTGACAGCAAGTacagaaaaattgaaaagaaaaacatgaaattgCCCTCGGAAATCTTGGCTTTCAAATTGTTAAGGAAAGCTAACATatcaaaagaagaaaagatGTTAGTCTTGACTGGgatgaattatgaaaataaaatgacactTTATGAAGAAGCAAAACGGTCTTTGAAAAAGTTCAAGGGAGAAGGAGGTCAAGTGAAGGGTGTAGCTCAAAGTataaaacttgaaccaacttttTTGGCTGAAAACGAGGAAGCATTGTGGGCTGCAGGTTATGTGAAAAGGGGTAACAGCTATGGCTATAAACGTGGAGGCCGCTATAGCAGAGGTGGAGGACGTGGACAAGGATTTCAGTCATCTCAAAGAGGGGCAAAGAATTTAAACCCATCAGGACCAGATGGGAAACTTTTAACATGCAGATCATGTGGATCCTACAGACATCTTGTTGCAAAATGTCCAGACAGCTGGGAAAATCTGTCAAAAGTCCATATTACAGAAGAGGAAGAACATGCTGTTTTATTCACTGGATACCAAAAACAAGACATTAAACAGCTAGGAAATGATGCTCGTAATTGTGCAGTATTGGACAGTGCATGTAGTAGTACAGTATGTGGAAAAACATGGCTCAACAGTTATCTTTATTCATTGAATGAAGAGGATCGTGAAAAGGTTGTCAATCGCAGCGGACATAAAGTATTCAAGTTTGGAGGAGGAACCAGGCTCAAATCAGTTGGAGAGTATGATTTGCCTATTTGTATGGTTGGTGAGCAAGTGAAACTAAAAACTGATGTGGTTGATTCAGATATCCCTCTCTTGCTTTCAAGGTCTGCTATGAAAAAGGCCGGAGTAAAAATGGATTTAGAGAATGACACAGCAATAATTATGGGAAAGGAAGTATCACTGAATCTTACATCATCAGGGCACTATTGTATACCCATAGATAAGACAGAAACATTGAAAGTAGAAGAAGTAAATGCTGTCAGGTTAGATGAATTGAATGTAGAGAAAAGAAAAACAGCTTTACTCAAACTTCATCGTCAATTTGCACATCCACCTAAAAAACGCCTTGTGGCATTGCTAAAAGATGCTGGGACTTGGAAAGAGGAATATGATGAGGACCTATCAGAAATTCAATCTAAATGTGATCTATGTAAAATGTATGCTGTGACACCACCAAGGCCAGTAGTCTCAATGCCTATGGCAAAACAATTTAACGAAAAAGTTACAATAGATTTGAAACAGTATAAAGACCGTTGGATTCTCCATATGATAGACATGTGGTCAAGATATACAGTGTCAGTCTTTATAAATAGAAAGAAACCTACTAATGTAATAGAGGCATTAATGAAAAACTGGGTAGGAATTTTCGGAGTCATGGGAGCTCTCATGTCTGACAATGGAGGTGAATTTAGTTCTGATGAGATGAGGGAGGTAGCatctattttaaatgttaaagtaTGTACAACAGCTGGAATGAGCCCATATCAGAATGGACTTTGTGAACGTGTACATGCTATTACTGATATTATGCTGATGAAACTTGaggctgaaaataaaaatgtagaaTCAGGAACACTTTTATCATGGGCAAATATGGCACGGAATTCACTGCAAATGTGGAATGGTTTCAGCAGTCACCAATTagtttttggtaaaaatcctAATTTGCCAAACTTAATGCATGCACAGCTACCAGCATTAGAGGGAACAACTGGTAGTGAGGCATTTgctaaacatttaaatactttaCATGAGACACGAAAAGCTTATATTCAAACTGAAGCAGACGAAAGAATCCGCAGAGCTTTGCGCTCAAAAGTAAGAGCAGCTGAACAAGTATATGAGAATGGTGACATGGTGTTTTACAAAAGGGAAGGGAAAGAACGTTGGCTCGGACCAGGGAAAGTAGTATTTCAAGATGGAAAAGTTGTTTTTGTCAGACACGGTGGAGTATTTGTTAGAGTATCCCCAAACAgattatgcaaaataaatactGATTTGGGAGAAAATAAAGAACAAGATAACATAGCGTTGAAGAAAAGTGACATTATTATTAGTAATGAAATTAAAGAACAAACTAATGAAGAAAAGAAATCCTTTGACATTATTTCAGAAACTATAACAAGTGCACCTCAAGAAGATCCATCTCATGAAGCAACAGCTGTTAGTCATAATTTACAGCTTATAAAGAAAGATGATAACATTCGATATAAACTACAAGGCTCAGATGAATGGATCAGTGCAACTGTGCTTGGAAGAGCGGGCAAAGCAACAGGAGGGAACAAAAGTTGGTATAATGTGAAAGATCATGTAAGCGATGAACAAAAAAGTGTAGACTTGGGTAATCTAGAATGGAATATTTTAGAAGACCAGACCAATGACATTGAAGTTCAAACAACTGATGAAGTGGATCAAAATGATAGTGACATTGCAAAGCAACTAGAATTACAAAAGCTGAGACAATTTAACACTTATGAGGAAGTTGAAGATGGTGGTCAAAAGACAATTTCTACTAGATGGGTAATAACTAATAAAAATGGAGAAACTAGAGCTAGATTAGTAGCTCGGGGTTTTGAAGAACACTCTTTCATTCCTAAAGATAGTCCTACAATAGGAAAAGGATCTATTAGAATATTCCTTACATTTGCTGCAAGCAAGAAATGGTCAATAAAAACTACCGACATTAAATCAGCATTTCTACAAGGAAAGAAATTAGATCGTGATGTCCATATTAAACCTCCAGTTGAAAGTGATACACCAAAAAGGACTCATTTGGAAACTTAA